AATAACCATAGCGACACTAATCataacatataataatcaggactcgaccccacgctatcagaactcatattcattaaccatacGCAACAAAATACTAATGCGAGGCTCTCAAAACAGGAATACTTACCGAAACTAAGAgagaacggctgaaccgaaacagcggtGTTCTCTGGGCCGGCTCGgcagcagcccggcagccacctcaagcggcagcggcgaTAAATTCCAATCACGACATCTGAAACCAACACGCAGCGACTATAGTATTCCCGGAATTCGAAAAGGACAGAAAccacaattaaaacccttaccggcaaccTTTTCTGGCGACAGCAGCAGGGTCTCAAGCGGCAGAGgctcagcccggagctccggCGGTAATCCCagaagtcacagaaccactcccggCGGTCAAAACACAGGGGCACAACTTCCTCCTCCGACCGCGACACCTGCGGCAGCCTGAATCCTTTTCCGACGACGGTGAGAACCCCAACAGCGCGGCATAGTTCAGTCTGCTCCATAGCACAGCGGCGACCGGGCCTCCAGCTCGCGTTGTCCTCTCTCCCAGCGACGCTCAGTCTCAGCCTTCCTCTCCGACGCGATGCGGCGGCGATCGGCGCAGCTCGTGGCTCCACAGCGACTCCCTCTCTCTCCTAACATTGCTCACTCATGGCGAACCAGGGAAGCAGAAACGGTGCCCCATCGTGCTTCTCGTTCGGAACTGGCAAGGATGACTACGCGGTGACCCCGACGGCAACAGATCGGCAAGGACGAGCTCCTCTGGCTCGCGCGCGACAGCTGCTCCCCCTCAAACCCTCTTCTGCGCGAACAGTGGCGACGCAGGAAACTTCGACGGCGGCAAA
The DNA window shown above is from Arachis ipaensis cultivar K30076 chromosome B08, Araip1.1, whole genome shotgun sequence and carries:
- the LOC107612205 gene encoding uncharacterized protein LOC107612205, with protein sequence MEQTELCRAVGVLTVVGKGFRLPQVSRSEEEVVPLCFDRREWFCDFWDYRRSSGLSLCRLRPCCCRQKRLPLIHRSFWPPPELLPGPVWNRSCLIVISCCYGYSKSGWELRL